A region from the Arachis ipaensis cultivar K30076 chromosome B01, Araip1.1, whole genome shotgun sequence genome encodes:
- the LOC107641020 gene encoding acidic mammalian chitinase — MALFSIFTILLLLFLSNAEAAVKGGYWYYDSGLDPSDIDSSYFTHLFCAFAQLDSTTNHLTLPSTAFSTFTQTVLQNNPSLKTLLSIGGGGDGSAPFSTMANNSTSRKAFIDSSIQVARSNKFHGLDLDWEYPSSDTDKTNLGLLLNEWRAAIAQEASSSGNTPLLLSAAVAGSNQITNLQYYPAEEIASNMDWVNVMVYDLFVPDGAGSTQPPAPLYNPTGLFSGDQGINGSWINQLGVPPNKLAIGLPFYGYAWSLVDDNVHGLFAAANGAGSIPSGGSTPVYRDIRSFINNGAQTVYNSTYVTNYCYSGTTWVGYDDTQSVSAKVNYAKERGLIGYFAWQIGGDDNNWTLSKTASDAWGS; from the exons ATGGCATTGTTTTCCATTTTCACAATCCTTTTGTTACTGTTCTTATCAAATGCAGAAGCTGCAGTGAAAGGAGGATATTGGTATTATGACAGTGGCCTTGATCCTTCAGACATTGATTCCTCTTACTTCACACATCTCTTCTGCGCTTTTGCACAATTAGATTCCACCACCAACCACCTCACTTTACCTTCAACCGCATTCTCAACCTTCACACAAACCGTTTTGCAGAACAACCCTTCACTCAAGACCCTTCTCTCCATAGGAGGAGGTGGTGATGGCTCTGCTCCTTTTTCTACAATGGCTAACAATAGCACTTCCCGAAAAGCCTTCATAGATTCTTCAATTCAAGTAGCAAGATCAAACAAATTCCATGGCCTTGATCTTGATTGGGAGTATCCCAGTTCAGACACAGACAAGACCAACCTCGGCCTCCTCCTCAACGAGTGGCGCGCAGCCATTGCTCAAGAAGCTAGCTCCTCTGGCAATACACCATTGCTCTTATCTGCTGCGGTTGCCGGTTCTAACCAGATTACAAATTTACAATACTACCCTGCTGAAGAAATTGCAAGTAACATGGACTGGGTCAACGTGATGGTGTATGATCTTTTTGTTCCAGATGGGGCTGGTTCTACACAGCCACCAGCACCATTGTACAATCCAACAGGACTATTCAGTGGAGATCAAGGAATCAATGGTTCATGGATCAATCAGCTTGGTGTTCCACCCAACAAACTAGCAATTGGGTTACCCTTTTATGGTTATGCATGGAGTTTGGTGGATGATAATGTTCATGGATTGTTTGCTGCTGCTAATGGTGCGGGTTCAATTCCTTCTGGAGGTTCAACTCCTGTGTATAGGGATATCAGGAGTTTCATAAATAATGGGGCACAAACTGTGTATAACTCAACTTATGTGACAAATTATTGTTATTCTGGAACTACTTGGGTTGGTTATGATGATACTCAAAGTGTCTCTGCTAAGGTTAATTATGCCAAGGAAAGAGGATTGATTGGATATTTTGCATGGCAAATTGGTGGGGACGATAATAATTGGACACTTTCCAAAACTG CTTCGGATGCTTGGGGATCTTAA
- the LOC107641029 gene encoding uncharacterized protein LOC107641029 isoform X2, with protein sequence MFGASCHALTISSSSFSLSCRNNSSRSSMAASTVRIAVVGDVHDCWNLEEDSKALEFLQPDLVLFTGDFGDENVEVVQSVANLEFPKAVILGNHDSWFTKQFSGSLGEEHVAYQRLDFPMIKVSVVGGRPFSCGGKALFPKKLLAARYGIKDMDGSARRIHKAAHGTPEDHFLILLAHNGPTGLGSAVNDICGKDWEFKGNGDHGDPDLAQAISMIKENNQVSIPLVVFGHMHKELAYGKGFRKMVVAGTDNTIYLNGAIVPRVKTSLDEVKGNSDDQSSLNSPPEAGGTTRVFTLVVISEGRVVKIIESWVSVVKDRTTLEEEHILFEGS encoded by the exons ATGTTTGGCGCGTCTTGTCACGCGCTAACCATTTCCTCTTCCAGCTTCAGTTTGAGCTGCAGGAACAACTCTTCACGCTCTTCAATGGCCGCATCCACTGTTCGTATTGCCGTCGTCGGCGATGTG CACGATTGCTGGAACTTAGAAGAAGATTCTAAGGCACTTGAGTTTTTGCAG CCAGATTTGGTGCTGTTTACAG GTGATTTTGGTGATGAAAATGTTGAAGTTGTTCAGAGTGTAGCCAATCTTGAATTTCCTAAAGCAGTTATACTGGGAAACCATGATTCCTGGTTTACTAAGCAATTTTCTGGAAG CCTTGGCGAGGAGCATGTGGCCTATCAACGTTTAGACTTTCCCATGATAAAAGTGAGTGTTGTTGGTGGACGGCCATTTTCCTGTGGGGGTAAAGCTTTGTTCCCCAAAAAGCTCCTGGCTGCAAG ATATGGAATTAAAGACATGGATGGAAGTGCTAGGAGAATCCATAAAGCTGCTCATGGCACACCAGAGGATCATTTTCTTATATTACTAGCACATAATGGACCTACAG GCCTTGGTTCTGCTGTGAATGATATATGCGGCAAAGATTGGGAATTTAAGGGTAATGGTGATCATGGTGACCCAG ATCTAGCACAAGCAATATCCATGATAAAGGAGAACAATCAAGTCTCTATTCCATTGGTTGTGTTTGGCCACATGCACAAAGAGCTGGCATATGGCAAAGGCTTTAGGAAAATGGTTGTAGCCGGCACTGACAACACCATATATTTGAATGGGGCCATAGTTCCTAGAGTCAAAACGTCGCTAGACGAAGTCAAGGGGAACTCGGATGATCAAAGTTCCCTTAACTCACCACCAGAGGCTGGTGGTACAACAAGAGTCTTTACTTTGGTTGTGATTTCAGAAGGAAGAGTTGTGAAGATAATAGAGAGTTGGGTCTCGGTTGTCAAAGACAGGACCACTTTAGAAGAAGAGCATATATTATTCGAAGGGAGTTAG
- the LOC107641055 gene encoding protein ABHD17C isoform X2 has protein sequence MGNVTGTVAAKFAFFPPEPPTYDVYRDDDGTVVFSGLTADKNVDVHLLDTKAGNKIVATFWKHPFARFTFLYSHGNAADLGQMHDLFIELRAHLRVNIMSYDYSGYGASTGKPSEFNTYYDIEAVYSCLKNEYGIKQEELILYGQSVGSGPTLHLASKLHKLRGVVLHSAILSGIRVLYPVKMTFWFDIFKGTNDDIVDWSHGKRLWELSKEKYDPLWVKGGGHCNLETFPEYIKYLRKFLNAMEKLSLTKQTNKQLTQNPSITESRHNKCLRFGKK, from the exons ATGGGGAATGTGACGGGCACTGTGGCGGCTAAATTTGCCTTCTTCCCGCCAGAGCCCCCCACTTACGACGTCTACAGGGACGACGACGGCACCGTGGTGTTCTCCGGTCTCACCGCTGACAAGAACGTCGACGTCCACTTGCTCGACACCAAGGCCGGCAACAAGATAGTCGCTACCTTCTGGAAACATCCATTCGCCAGGTTCACCTTCCTCTACTCCCATGGCAATGCCGCTGACTTGGGCCAGATGCACGACCTTTTCATTGAGCTCAGAGCTCACCTCCGTGTCAATATCATGAG TTATGACTATTCCGGTTATGGAGCATCTACAGGTAAG CCATCTGAGTTCAACACATATTACGACATAGAAGCTGTATATAGTTGTTTGAAGAACGAGTATGGGATTAAGCAAGAAGAGTTGATTCTGTACGGTCAATCTGTGGGGAGTGGACCCACACTGCACTTGGCTTCAAAGCTACACAAGTTGAGAGGTGTTGTCCTTCACAGTGCCATTCTATCTGGGATAAGGGTCCTCTACCCTGTCAAAATGACATTTTGGTTTGACATTTTCAAA GGAACGAATGACGACATTGTTGATTGGTCTCATGGAAAAAGGTTGTGGGAACTGTCCAAGGAAAAATATGACCCCTTATGGGTTAAGGGTGGAGGCCATTGCAACCTTGAGACATTTCCAGAGTACATAAAGTATTTGCGCAAGTTTCTAAATGCAATGGAGAAACTCTCACTCACAAAGCAGACAAACAAACAACTCACTCAAAATCCTAGTATTACTGAATCTAGACATAACAAATGCTTAAGATTTGGTAAAAAATAG
- the LOC107620337 gene encoding chitotriosidase-1-like produces MLQLDFFSSNAEAAGVKGGYWYYDSGLDASAIDSSYFTHLFCAFADLDSNTNKITLPSSTFSTFTQTVQKKNPAVKTLLSIGGGGGPTLASKFSTMATQNSSRKTFIDSSIQVARANNFHGLDLDWEYPNSNTDKTNLGFLLNEWRAAIKQEARISGKTQLLLSGAVSGSNQISPLQYYPAQGITNNMDWINVMVYDLFIPDGYRNSTQPPAPLYNPSGIFSGSEGINVSWINQLKVPPNKLAIGLPFYGYAWTLVNANVHGLFAGANGAGSIPSGGSTPVYRDIRSFINNGAQTVYNSTYVTNYCYSGTTWVGYDDTQSVSAKVSYAKSIGLIGYFAWQVGGDDNNWTLSKTASSIWGP; encoded by the exons ATGCTGCAACTCGATTTCTTCTCATCAAATGCAGAAGCTGCAGGAGTGAAAGGAGGGTACTGGTATTATGACAGTGGTCTTGATGCTTCAGCCATTGATTCCTCTTACTTCACACATCTCTTCTGTGCTTTTGCAGATTTAGATTCAAACACCAACAAGATCACATTACCTTCATCCACCTTCTCAACCTTCACACAAACCGTTCAGAAAAAGAACCCTGCAGTGAAAACCCTTCTCTCCATAGGAGGAGGTGGAGGTCCTACTTTAGCATCAAAGTTTTCTACAATGGCTACACAGAACAGCTCCCGCAAGACCTTCATAGACTCTTCGATTCAAGTAGCAAGAGCAAATAACTTCCATGGCCTTGATCTTGATTGGGAGTACCCTAACTCAAACACAGACAAGACCAACCTTGGTTTTCTCCTCAATGAGTGGAGAGCAGCCATTAAACAAGAAGCTAGAATCTCAGGAAAAACACAACTTTTGTTGTCTGGTGCAGTTTCTGGCTCTAACCAGATATCACCATTGCAATATTACCCTGCTCAAGGTATCACCAACAACATGGATTGGATCAACGTTATGGTCTATGATCTTTTCATTCCAGATGGGTATAGAAACTCAACACAGCCACCAGCACCGTTGTACAATCCAAGTGGAATATTCAGTGGATCTGAAGGAATCAATGTTTCATGGATTAACCAGCTTAAAGTTCCACCCAACAAACTAGCAATTGGGTTACCCTTTTATGGTTATGCATGGACTTTGGTGAATGCTAATGTTCATGGATTGTTTGCGGGTGCTAATGGTGCTGGTTCAATTCCTTCTGGAGGTTCAACTCCTGTGTATAGGGATATCAGGAGTTTCATAAATAATGGGGCACAAACTGTGTATAATTCAACTTATGTGACGAATTATTGTTATTCTGGAACTACTTGGGTTGGTTATGATGATACTCAGAGTGTTTCTGCTAAGGTTAGTTATGCTAAGAGCATTGGATTGATTGGATATTTTGCATGGCAAGTTGGTGGGGACGATAATAATTGGACACTTTCCAAAACTG CTTCTAGTATTTGGGGACCTTAA
- the LOC107641029 gene encoding uncharacterized protein LOC107641029 isoform X3: MQPLLHHGLIGDFGDENVEVVQSVANLEFPKAVILGNHDSWFTKQFSGSEKDNVQLQLECLGEEHVAYQRLDFPMIKVSVVGGRPFSCGGKALFPKKLLAARYGIKDMDGSARRIHKAAHGTPEDHFLILLAHNGPTGLGSAVNDICGKDWEFKGNGDHGDPDLAQAISMIKENNQVSIPLVVFGHMHKELAYGKGFRKMVVAGTDNTIYLNGAIVPRVKTSLDEVKGNSDDQSSLNSPPEAGGTTRVFTLVVISEGRVVKIIESWVSVVKDRTTLEEEHILFEGS, from the exons ATGCAGCCACTGCTTCATCATGGACTAATTG GTGATTTTGGTGATGAAAATGTTGAAGTTGTTCAGAGTGTAGCCAATCTTGAATTTCCTAAAGCAGTTATACTGGGAAACCATGATTCCTGGTTTACTAAGCAATTTTCTGGAAG TGAGAAGGATAATGTGCAGCTTCAGCTAGAATG CCTTGGCGAGGAGCATGTGGCCTATCAACGTTTAGACTTTCCCATGATAAAAGTGAGTGTTGTTGGTGGACGGCCATTTTCCTGTGGGGGTAAAGCTTTGTTCCCCAAAAAGCTCCTGGCTGCAAG ATATGGAATTAAAGACATGGATGGAAGTGCTAGGAGAATCCATAAAGCTGCTCATGGCACACCAGAGGATCATTTTCTTATATTACTAGCACATAATGGACCTACAG GCCTTGGTTCTGCTGTGAATGATATATGCGGCAAAGATTGGGAATTTAAGGGTAATGGTGATCATGGTGACCCAG ATCTAGCACAAGCAATATCCATGATAAAGGAGAACAATCAAGTCTCTATTCCATTGGTTGTGTTTGGCCACATGCACAAAGAGCTGGCATATGGCAAAGGCTTTAGGAAAATGGTTGTAGCCGGCACTGACAACACCATATATTTGAATGGGGCCATAGTTCCTAGAGTCAAAACGTCGCTAGACGAAGTCAAGGGGAACTCGGATGATCAAAGTTCCCTTAACTCACCACCAGAGGCTGGTGGTACAACAAGAGTCTTTACTTTGGTTGTGATTTCAGAAGGAAGAGTTGTGAAGATAATAGAGAGTTGGGTCTCGGTTGTCAAAGACAGGACCACTTTAGAAGAAGAGCATATATTATTCGAAGGGAGTTAG
- the LOC107615462 gene encoding 50S ribosomal protein L10, chloroplastic, whose amino-acid sequence MVPCRSVPGCNSNMSHVTMQDSLLGHNVLTRIGNKNFSIFLTRPINPFTLPPSSKIHLRVPRPHNHRLPTITAAISRTKKEATVETVKQQLENCYLLAGINYKGFTVKQFQELRKSLPETTKLIVAKNTLVYKAVEGTRWETLKPCMKGMNVWLFVHTEEIPAAIKPYRDFQKEKKLEDNDFTGGVFEGKYYGPDEFKTLETLPTRAEIYANLLGSLKSPASALVSTLQAPARDVVMVLKAYVKKLEEEAGAAQS is encoded by the exons ATGGTTCCATGTAGGTCCGTGCCTGGCTGCAACTCAAACATGTCACATGTGACCATGCAAGACAGTTTGCTAGGCCATAATGTCCTCACGAGGATAGGAaaca aaaattttagtattttcctCACACGACCCATTAATCCATTCACTCTTCCCCCATCCTCCAAAATCCATCTCCGCGTCCCCCGCCCCCACAACCACCGCCTCCCCACCATAACCGCCGCCATTTCCCGCACCAAGAAGGAAGCCACCGTCGAAACCGTGAAACAGCAGCTCGAGAATTGCTACCTCCTCGCCGGCATCAACTATAAGGGATTCACCGTGAAGCAGTTCCAGGAGCTCCGAAAATCCCTCCCCGAAACCACGAAGCTCATCGTCGCGAAGAACACGCTCGTGTACAAGGCGGTGGAGGGCACGCGCTGGGAGACCCTGAAACCCTGCATGAAGGGCATGAACGTGTGGCTCTTCGTCCACACGGAGGAGATCCCTGCTGCCATTAAACCCTACAGAGACTTCCAGAAAGAGAAGAAGCTCGAAGACAACGATTTCACCGGTGGAGTCTTCGAAGGCAAGTACTACGGCCCCGATGAGTTCAAAACGCTTGAGACTTTGCCCACGCGCGCTGAGATTTATGCCAATTTATTGGGATCATTGAAGAGCCCCGCCTCTGCTCTCGTCAGCACTCTTCAGGCTCCGGCCAGGGACGTTGTGATGGTTCTCAAGGCCTATGTCAAGAAGCTCGAAGAGGAGGCTGGTGCCGCCCAATCATAG
- the LOC107620344 gene encoding chitotriosidase-1 translates to MAINTKTLSLAIFTILVLNAEAAVKGGYWYYDSGLVPSAIDSSYFTHLFCAFAKLNPNTNKITLPSSTFSTFTQTVQKKNPSVKTLLSIGGGGEGSAPFPTMANSSASRKIFIDSSIQVARSNNFHGLDLDWEYPSSEKEKTNFGLLLSEWRTAITQESRTSGKIPLLLSAAVAGSDQISPLKYYNGEAISKNLDWVNVMVYDLFIPSGSKTTTRPPAPLYNPGGQFSGDQGITAWINQVGVGAKKLAIGLPFYGYAWKLVNANNHGLFAAANGGGSTPSGDGTPLYTDIRSFIKNQGAKSVYNSTYVTNYCYSGTTWVGYDDTQSVSAKVNYAKGRGLLGYFAWQIGGDDSWTLSKAASNAWGS, encoded by the exons ATGGCCATCAATACCAAAACGCTTTCACTTGCAATATTCACAATCCTTGTTCTCAATGCAGAAGCTGCAGTCAAAGGAGGGTACTGGTACTATGACAGTGGCCTTGTTCCTTCAGCCATTGATTCCTCTTACTTCACACATCTCTTCTGCGCTTTTGCCAAACTAAATCCCAACACCAACAAGATCACGTTACCTTCATCCACCTTCTCAACCTTCACACAAACTGTACAGAAAAAGAACCCTTCCGTGAAGACCCTTCTCTCCATAGGAGGAGGTGGTGAAGGCTCTGCTCCTTTTCCTACAATGGCTAACAGTAGCGCTTCCCGCAAGATATTCATAGATTCTTCAATTCAAGTAGCAAGATCAAACAACTTCCATGGCCTTGATCTTGATTGGGAGTACCCCAGTTCAGAAAAAGAAAAGACCAACTTTGGCTTACTCCTCAGTGAATGGAGAACCGCCATTACCCAAGAATCCAGAACCTCAGGGAAGATACCATTGCTGTTATCAGCTGCAGTTGCTGGCTCTGATCAGATATCACCGCTGAAATATTACAACGGTGAAGCTATCTCGAAGAACTTGGACTGGGTCAACGTTATGGtctatgatctcttcattccaagTGGGTCCAAAACAACGACGAGGCCACCGGCGCCGTTGTACAATCCGGGAGGACAGTTCAGCGGAGATCAAGGGATAACGGCGTGGATTAATCAAGTTGGAGTTGGCGCTAAGAAACTTGCAATAGGGTTGCCGTTTTATGGGTATGCATGGAAGTTGGTGAATGCTAATAACCATGGATTGTTTGCGGCGGCTAATGGCGGCGGTTCTACTCCTTCTGGAGATGGGACTCCTTTATATACTGATATAAGGAGTTTCATAAAGAATCAGGGGGCAAAGAGTGTGTATAATTCAACTTATGTCACAAATTATTGTTACTCTGGAACTACTTGGGTTGGTTATGATGATACTCAAAGTGTGTCTGCTAAGGTTAATTATGCCAAGGGAAGAGGATTGCTTGGCTATTTTGCTTGGCAGATTGGTGGAGATGACAGCTGGACACTTTCTAAAGCGG CTTCTAATGCTTGGGGATCTTAA
- the LOC107641029 gene encoding uncharacterized protein LOC107641029 isoform X1 → MFGASCHALTISSSSFSLSCRNNSSRSSMAASTVRIAVVGDVHDCWNLEEDSKALEFLQPDLVLFTGDFGDENVEVVQSVANLEFPKAVILGNHDSWFTKQFSGSEKDNVQLQLECLGEEHVAYQRLDFPMIKVSVVGGRPFSCGGKALFPKKLLAARYGIKDMDGSARRIHKAAHGTPEDHFLILLAHNGPTGLGSAVNDICGKDWEFKGNGDHGDPDLAQAISMIKENNQVSIPLVVFGHMHKELAYGKGFRKMVVAGTDNTIYLNGAIVPRVKTSLDEVKGNSDDQSSLNSPPEAGGTTRVFTLVVISEGRVVKIIESWVSVVKDRTTLEEEHILFEGS, encoded by the exons ATGTTTGGCGCGTCTTGTCACGCGCTAACCATTTCCTCTTCCAGCTTCAGTTTGAGCTGCAGGAACAACTCTTCACGCTCTTCAATGGCCGCATCCACTGTTCGTATTGCCGTCGTCGGCGATGTG CACGATTGCTGGAACTTAGAAGAAGATTCTAAGGCACTTGAGTTTTTGCAG CCAGATTTGGTGCTGTTTACAG GTGATTTTGGTGATGAAAATGTTGAAGTTGTTCAGAGTGTAGCCAATCTTGAATTTCCTAAAGCAGTTATACTGGGAAACCATGATTCCTGGTTTACTAAGCAATTTTCTGGAAG TGAGAAGGATAATGTGCAGCTTCAGCTAGAATG CCTTGGCGAGGAGCATGTGGCCTATCAACGTTTAGACTTTCCCATGATAAAAGTGAGTGTTGTTGGTGGACGGCCATTTTCCTGTGGGGGTAAAGCTTTGTTCCCCAAAAAGCTCCTGGCTGCAAG ATATGGAATTAAAGACATGGATGGAAGTGCTAGGAGAATCCATAAAGCTGCTCATGGCACACCAGAGGATCATTTTCTTATATTACTAGCACATAATGGACCTACAG GCCTTGGTTCTGCTGTGAATGATATATGCGGCAAAGATTGGGAATTTAAGGGTAATGGTGATCATGGTGACCCAG ATCTAGCACAAGCAATATCCATGATAAAGGAGAACAATCAAGTCTCTATTCCATTGGTTGTGTTTGGCCACATGCACAAAGAGCTGGCATATGGCAAAGGCTTTAGGAAAATGGTTGTAGCCGGCACTGACAACACCATATATTTGAATGGGGCCATAGTTCCTAGAGTCAAAACGTCGCTAGACGAAGTCAAGGGGAACTCGGATGATCAAAGTTCCCTTAACTCACCACCAGAGGCTGGTGGTACAACAAGAGTCTTTACTTTGGTTGTGATTTCAGAAGGAAGAGTTGTGAAGATAATAGAGAGTTGGGTCTCGGTTGTCAAAGACAGGACCACTTTAGAAGAAGAGCATATATTATTCGAAGGGAGTTAG
- the LOC107641060 gene encoding temperature-induced lipocalin-1: protein MKPQKELRNLAMAEKPMFHCLFLLASLLLFTAVATSNATTVVKNLDLKRFMGRWYEIASFPSFFEKSDAVDTRATYTLNDNGTVHVLNENWIDGKRNYIEGIAYKADPNSDEAKLKVKFYVPPSFPIFPVIGDYWVLYIDQDYQYAVIGGPTKIFLWILSRKSHIDDATYNELVEKAKDEGYDVSKLHKTPQSETPPPPVDEGVFSLDDQILSGELK from the exons ATGAAACCTCAGAAAGAACTAAGAAACCTTGCAATGGCAGAAAAACCTATGTTTCACTGTTTATTTCTTCTAGCTTCACTACTGCTGTTTACCGCGGTGGCTACTAGCAACGCCACAACGGTGGTGAAGAACCTAGATCTAAAGAGGTTCATGGGTAGATGGTACGAAATAGCGAGTTTCCCTTCATTCTTTGAGAAGAGCGATGCTGTGGACACTAGGGCCACATACACACTCAATGATAATGGAACAGTTCATGTGCTCAATGAGAATTGGATTGATGGCAAGAGGAACTATATTGAAGGAATTGCATACAAGGCTGATCCAAATAGCGATGAGGCCAAGCTTAAGGTCAAGTTCTATGTGCCTCCCTCCTTTCCCATATTCCCTGTTATTGGAGATTACTGGGTTCTCTATATCGACCAGGATTATCAATATGCTGTCATTGGTGGACCAACTAAGATATTTCTTTGG ATATTATCAAGGAAGAGCCATATAGATGATGCGACCTACAATGAGCTTGTAGAGAAAGCAAAGGATGAGGGTTATGATGTGAGCAAACTCCATAAGACTCCACAGAGTGagacaccaccaccaccagtggATGAAGGCGTTTTTAGTTTGGATGATCAAATCCTTTCTGGTGAACTGAAATAA
- the LOC107641055 gene encoding protein ABHD17C isoform X1: MGNVTGTVAAKFAFFPPEPPTYDVYRDDDGTVVFSGLTADKNVDVHLLDTKAGNKIVATFWKHPFARFTFLYSHGNAADLGQMHDLFIELRAHLRVNIMSYDYSGYGASTGKPSEFNTYYDIEAVYSCLKNEYGIKQEELILYGQSVGSGPTLHLASKLHKLRGVVLHSAILSGIRVLYPVKMTFWFDIFKNIDKIRHVNCPVFVIHGTNDDIVDWSHGKRLWELSKEKYDPLWVKGGGHCNLETFPEYIKYLRKFLNAMEKLSLTKQTNKQLTQNPSITESRHNKCLRFGKK; encoded by the exons ATGGGGAATGTGACGGGCACTGTGGCGGCTAAATTTGCCTTCTTCCCGCCAGAGCCCCCCACTTACGACGTCTACAGGGACGACGACGGCACCGTGGTGTTCTCCGGTCTCACCGCTGACAAGAACGTCGACGTCCACTTGCTCGACACCAAGGCCGGCAACAAGATAGTCGCTACCTTCTGGAAACATCCATTCGCCAGGTTCACCTTCCTCTACTCCCATGGCAATGCCGCTGACTTGGGCCAGATGCACGACCTTTTCATTGAGCTCAGAGCTCACCTCCGTGTCAATATCATGAG TTATGACTATTCCGGTTATGGAGCATCTACAGGTAAG CCATCTGAGTTCAACACATATTACGACATAGAAGCTGTATATAGTTGTTTGAAGAACGAGTATGGGATTAAGCAAGAAGAGTTGATTCTGTACGGTCAATCTGTGGGGAGTGGACCCACACTGCACTTGGCTTCAAAGCTACACAAGTTGAGAGGTGTTGTCCTTCACAGTGCCATTCTATCTGGGATAAGGGTCCTCTACCCTGTCAAAATGACATTTTGGTTTGACATTTTCAAA AATATAGACAAAATACGGCATGTCAATTGTCCAGTGTTTGTTATACAT GGAACGAATGACGACATTGTTGATTGGTCTCATGGAAAAAGGTTGTGGGAACTGTCCAAGGAAAAATATGACCCCTTATGGGTTAAGGGTGGAGGCCATTGCAACCTTGAGACATTTCCAGAGTACATAAAGTATTTGCGCAAGTTTCTAAATGCAATGGAGAAACTCTCACTCACAAAGCAGACAAACAAACAACTCACTCAAAATCCTAGTATTACTGAATCTAGACATAACAAATGCTTAAGATTTGGTAAAAAATAG